In the Halorubrum ruber genome, GGCGCTCCGCCGGATCCGGGAGGGCGCGGCGATGATCCGGACGAAGGGCGAGGCCGGCACCGGCGACGTGAACCAGGCCGTCAAACACCAGCGCACCATCAAAAACCAGATCCGCACGCTCACCGGTCTCAACTACGAGGAGCGCGAGAAGTGGGCCCGCGAGCACGGCGCCCCGCGCGACCTCGTCCACGAGACCGCCGAGGCCGAGCGGCTCCCGGTCGTCAACTTCGCTGCGGGCGGCATCGCGACGCCCGCCGACGCCGCGCTGATGATGTACCACGGCTGCGACGGCATCTTCGTCGGCTCCGGTATCTTCGGCGCGGAGGACCCCGAGGCGATGGGCACCGCCATCGTCGAGGCCGTCAACAACTGGGACGACCCGGACGAGCTCGCGCGCATCGCGAGCGGCACGGGCAAGGGGATGAAGGGCCAGTCCAACGAGGACATGGAAGAAGAGGAGAAGCTTCAGGGCCGCGGCGTTTAAATAGGTCTTTTCGGCAGCGCGGCGACTTCTTATAAATGGAACTGCGGTGGCGCGTGCCTGTGAGGCCGCCCCGCGGCCGAACAGCACGCGCGAGGGAGTCGGTGGCCCGGAGCGAAGCGGAGGGCCACCGACGAGGCTGGGGAGGTGTGAGGCGCGGTCGCTGTGCGGTGCGGGGTGGGACTCAAAGGGGCAGGCGTGAGGACGAAGCACGCCGCAGTAAGCACCGCAGCGAGGGAGCGAGCGAAGCGAGCGACTGAGCGAGGCGCGCAACAAGGCGCGCGAGTCCTCACGCCTGGGGCTTTGGAGGCGTCCCCCGTCGATACGCAGTCAACGGTTTATAAACGAGAAACCACGCTCATCGAGATGCGCTCGTTCGCGTCGAGAGTCGACTAACAGCCACCCCGGCCGCATACCCGACGAGCCCGATCACGACCGCGAACAGCAGTCCGTATTTAAACCCGTACTCGATCCCGCCGAGCAACTCCGCGCGTGCCGACTCGTACCCGTATCCCAGCATTCGCGGGTGGTTGTACCGGGTTGACCCCGCCCAGCGACCGGTGAGGGAGCCGACGAGCGGCGGGAACGCGAACCACCAGAGTCCGACGAGCCACAGCGAGCCGACGGTCGGGACGAGGCCCGCACCCGCGAATCCCGCCGCGATAGCGATCCCGAGCGCCAGCGTGATCCAGCCGAGGGAGAGCCCGACGTTGAGCCCGAGCGCGAATCCGAGGGAGGCGAGCAGGAGGAGGCCGACCACCGTCAGCGCGAGGAGCTCCCTCGCCGGCGACTCTCCGACGATGTGTGGCGAGGAGCGCACACTTTCGAGGACCATGCCCGGCAGGTGCGTCGCCGCGCGCAAAATCCGTTTCGGGGCTCGGGAGTCAGTCGGACCACAGCGAGGGCGGTCGATGAAGTCGACGGGAGCGGCTCACCGCTCGTCGTCGTCGTACACCCACGCCCCGACGACCTCCTCGTCGCCGTCGCGACGCCAGCGGACCGTCACGACGTCCGGGAACCGGATCGAAATCTGTACCGCTTCCCCGTCGATCGCGTCGTCCGGGTCGAGGTCGTCGTCCAACTCGGCCCACGCGAGGGTGTCGGACTCGCCCGCCTCGTAGTCGGTGCTGACGTTGGTCACGAACACGTCTCCCGCGCGGAGCCGCTCCGTCCCGCCGGTGTGTTCGATGGTCAGTCGGTTCGGCGCGTCGTCCGCGCCCTGGTACTCGAACGCGAAGCAGGCGAACTCCTCGCAGTCCGTCAGTTCGCGGTACCCGAGGGCGCCGAACCCGACCGCGCCCGCACCGAGGAGGATGACGGCCCGCCGCTTGGGGGACATGGATAGGCTCGCGTCGCGGCGATAAATAGGAGTTTGGCTGAGCAATCGTGTTTATAACTGACTGTCTGTGGATCGCCGGCGAACGCCGCCAAAGCCCCCAGTCGCTTACTTATAAACGCTCGACTACTGACCAGCGGAGAACACCGCCAAAGCCCCAGTCGCTTACTTATAAACGCT is a window encoding:
- the pdxS gene encoding pyridoxal 5'-phosphate synthase lyase subunit PdxS — its product is MAEATDLEELKRGTELVKRGFAQMQKGGVIMDVVNREQARIAEDAGAVAVMVLEHVPADIRKRGGVARMPDPERVPEIIDEVSIPVMGKSRIGHRKEAEILESLGVDMIDESEVLTPADDEYHTDKRDFTSPFVCGARNLPEALRRIREGAAMIRTKGEAGTGDVNQAVKHQRTIKNQIRTLTGLNYEEREKWAREHGAPRDLVHETAEAERLPVVNFAAGGIATPADAALMMYHGCDGIFVGSGIFGAEDPEAMGTAIVEAVNNWDDPDELARIASGTGKGMKGQSNEDMEEEEKLQGRGV